A single region of the Rattus rattus isolate New Zealand chromosome 8, Rrattus_CSIRO_v1, whole genome shotgun sequence genome encodes:
- the Rpl14 gene encoding 60S ribosomal protein L14 produces MVFRRFVEVGRVAYISFGPHAGKLVAIVDVIDQNRALVDGPCTRVRRQAMPFKCMQLTDFILKFPHSARQKYVRKAWEKADINTKWAATRWAKKIDARERKAKMTDFDRFKVMKAKKMRNRIIKTEVKKLQRAALLKASPKKAAVAKAAIAAAAAAKAKVPAKKATGPGQKAAGQKASAQKAAGQKAAPPAKGQKGQKTPAQKAPAPKAAGKKA; encoded by the exons ATG gtGTTCAGGCGTTTCGTGGAGGTTGGCCGAGTGGCCTACATCTCCTTTGGGCCCCATGCTGGAAAGCTGGTCGCAATCGTAGATGTTATTGATCAAAACAGG GCTTTAGTGGATGGACCCTGCACTCGGGTGAGGAGACAGGCCATGCCCTTCAAATGCATGCAGCTCACTGACTTCATCCTCAAGTTCCCACACAG TGCGCGCCAGAAGTATGTTCGGAAAGCTTGGGAGAAGGCAGACATCAATACAAAGTGGGCCGCCACACGATGGGCCAAGAAAATTGATGCCAGAGAAAGG aaaGCCAAGATGACAGATTTTGATCGGTTCAAAGTCATGAAGGCAAAGAAAATG aggaaCAGAATAATCAAGACTGAAGTGAAGAAACTCCAGAGAGCTGCTCTCCTGAAAGCTTCTCCTAAAAAAGCCGCTGTTGCTAAGGCTGCCATTGCGGCCGCAGCAGCAGCTAAAGCCAAGGTCCCAGCCAAGAAGGCAACAGGACCAGGTCAGAAGGCCGCAGGCCAGAAGGCTTCTGCACAGAAGGCTGCAGGCCAGAAGGCAGCGCCCCCTGCTAAAGGTCAGAAGGGTCAGAAGACCCCGGCCCAGAAGGCACCTGCTCCAAAGGCAGCCGGCAAGAAAGCATGA